Genomic DNA from Clavibacter michiganensis:
GGAGAACGCGGCGCTCGCGTCGGGCCAGCGCATCGGCGGACCGACGGCCCCCGCGGGATCGGGCTTCGGCCTCGCCGGGGCGGCGAAGGGCGGCGCCAACGGCGCTCCGAGCGAGGAGGAGCTCGCCTCGCTGCAGAAGTTCCTCGGCCGCTGACCCGGTCGACCCGCACGGTCCACGTCGGCGTCCTCCCCGATCGGGAGGACGCCGTCGTCGTCTCCCTCGACGTGCGCCTCCCGGCGTGCCAGCGTGGAGGCAGCATCGCGCGCCCGTCGCGGTCCGCGCGTCAGGAGCTCCCCGTGTTCGCACCCGTCACCGCATTCAGCGGGTTCAGCGTCGACGACGTCCCCGCCGCGCTCGCCTTCTACCGGGACACGCTCGGCCTCGAGGTCGAGGAGGTGCCCGAGATGGGCATGCTCCGGCTCGTGCTCCCCGGATCCGGCGCGCGCGTCCTCGTGTACCCCAAGCCCGGCCACGAGCCCGCGACCTTCACGGTCCTGAACCTCCAGGTCGACGACGTCGAGCACGCGGTCGTCGAGCTGAACGCGCGCGGCGTCGAGACGGCGATCTTCGCCGGGATGCCCACGGACGCGCGCGGCATCATGCGCGGCCACGGCCCCGACATCGCGTGGTTCCGCGATCCGGCCGGCAACGTGCTCTCCGTCGTCGCGACCTGACGCCCGGTCAGCGGGAGCAGCGCCCGGAGTCCACCGGGGTCGTCGCGCTCGCCTGCTGCAGCACGGGCGCGATCTCGTCGAGCGTCATGGCGTAGCCCGTCTGGGAGTCCACCGTCGAGGTCGCGAACACGAGTCCGACCACGCGCCCCTGCGCGTCGAACAGCGCGCCGCCCGAGTCGCCGGGCCGGACGGTGCCGCGCACGGAGTACACCTCGCGCGTGACGGGCTGCTCGTGCTGGATGTCGGTCCCGAGAGCCTCGACCACCTCGCGGATGCGTGCGCCGGTGGCCTGGTACGGCCCGCCGCCCGGGTAGCCCGCGACGACGGCCTCGTCGGAGGCGGTGAGCTCGTCGCCGAGCGCGAGCGGCGCCGCGGTGAGGCCGGGCACCGCGAGGATCGCGACGTCGCGCGCGGGGTCGAACACCACGAGGTCCGCCTCGAGGAGCTGGCCCGTCCCGCCCTGCTGCACGTAGACCTGGTCGGACCCGGTCACGACGTGCGCGTTCGTCACGATGCGGTCGCCCTGCACGACCCAGCCGCTGCCGGAGGAGGACGTGCCGCAGGCGGGCGCCGACGAGAGGACCTTCACCACGCTCGACGCGGAGCGGCGCACGGCATCGGGGACTTCGGCGTCGGGCGCGGCCGTGTCGGCGATCGCCTCCTCGCCGTTGGCGAACACGCGCGGGTAGCCGACGTCGTGGAGCGCGTCGTCGAGGGCCGCGAGGGCGGTGCCGCTCGAGATGGGGCTGACCCGGTCGAGCGCCGCGACGATGCGCGACGACGACGCGAGCTGCACCGCCGGGATCACGCCGCTGGAGCCGAGGAAGCCGCCGATGAACCAGACCGAGACCGCCCAGGCCGCGAGGCCCGCGACGGCGCCGATCCCGCGGTCGAGGCCGCGCGCGGCGCCGCGCGGGCGGAGGAGGCGCGTGAGGACGCTGGCGACCTGCGCGAGGATCCCGCTGACGAGCGAGGTCGTGACGAGCATGAGCAGGGCCGCGGCGAGGGTGCGGGCGATCCCGGTGGCGACGCCGAACTGGTCGAGCAGCGCGAGGAAGGCCGGCGTGATCCACAGCGCGAGCAGGACGCCCAGCATGATGCCCGCGAGCCCGGCGACCGTCACGATGGCCCCGCGACGCCAGCCGGCGAGGGCGGCGAGCACGGCGACGACGAGGATGACGATGTCGACGGCGGGGCTCACCTGCACAGTCTGCCCCGCGTCACCGGCCCAATCCTGAGCGCAGCTCCTCGACGAGGTGCGTGACCACGGGGGCGAGCGCGCCGTCGTTCTCCTCGGCCACCCGCAGCTGCCGCTGGTAGCTCGCGCCGCGGTCGACGATGTCGAGGATCCCGCGCAGCTCCGCCTCGCAGCCGAGCGCGTCCGCGGTGGGGGAGAGGCGCTCGACGAGCGCCCGGGTGTCGTCGCCGACGAGGGCCTCCTCGCCCGCGGCGTCCTGGATGATGATGGCGTCCATCCCGTAGCGCGCCGCGCGCCACTTGTTCTCGCGCACGTACCAGGGCTGCATCCGCGGGAGCTCCTCGCCGCGGTCGAGCGCGGCCGACATGTCGTGCACCAGGCACTGCACGAGCGCCGCGAGCGACGCGATCTCCCCGAGCGTCGACACGCCGTCGAACACGCGCGTCTCGAGGGTGCCCCACTTCGGCGCCGGCCGGATGTCCCAGCGCAGCTCGCTGTGGTGGTCGATGACGCCGACGTGGGTCATGTCGCCGACGAGCCGCTCGTAGTCGGCCCACGTCGTGAGGTCGGGCGGCAGTCCCGCGGTCGGCAGCTGCTGGAACATGAGCGCCCGGTTCGACGCGTAGCCCGTCTCCTGCCCGGACCAGTACGGGCTCGACGCGCTGAGGGCCTGGAACCGGGGGAGGTGCACGAGGAGCGCGTTGAGGATCGGGAGCGCCTTCGACCCGTCGTCGATCCCGACGTGCACGTGCACGCCCCAGATCATCATCTGCCGCCCCCACCACCTGGTGCGGTCGAGCAGGGTCGCGTAGCGCTCGTTGTCCGGGGTGACGTCCTGGTCGGGCCACGAGCTGAACGGGTGGGTGCCCGCGCACATGAGGTCGATGCCGAGCGGATCCGCGACTTCCACCACCCGCTCGATGAGCCGCGCCAGGTCGTCCACGGCGTGCCCGACGCGGGCATGCGGCGCGCTGACCACCTCGACCGTGTTGGTGAGGAACTCCCCGGTCACGTGCGGGTGCGCGTCGTCGTGGGGGAACGAGCGGAGGATCTCGGGAGCGACGCCGGCGAGCTCGCCGGAGCCGCGGTCGACGCACGCGAGCTCCCACTCGATCCCGACGCGGGACGGGGGCCGGTGGGCGAAGTCGATCTGCATGCGGGTCCTGCCGTCCACGGGGTCTCGGGGCGCATGCGCCGGGTGTCGTCCGATCATGCCACGCACCCCGCGGGGCGGTCGGGCGATGACGCCGTGCGGCGCGCCGACGGGAGGGGTCCCGGCCCGGCCCGGCGTCTGCCATAATGATCTGTCGAGTCCGCGATCGTCCGACCCTCTAATCAGGCGCCGCGAGACCCCATCGAACCAATGCCGAGTGTGCCCCCACGCTCACGGCCGTCAGTTCACCCCACACAAAAGAAATTCAGGAGAATTGTGGCTGTCAAGATCCGTCTGAAGCGCCTGGGCAAGATCCGCGCGCCGTACTACCGCATCGTCGTCGCCGACTCGCGCACCAAGCGCGACGGCCGCGTCATCGAGGAGATCGGCAAGTACCACCCCACCGAGGAGCCCTCGTTCATCGAGGTCCAGTCGGAGCGGGCGCAGTACTGGCTCTCCGTGGGCGCCCAGCCCACCGAGCAGGTCGAGGCCCTCCTCAAGCTCACGGGCGACTGGGGTCGCTTCAAGGGCGACAAGGACGCCGTCTCCACCGTCCGCACCCGCGAGGCGAAGCCCGCCTACGTCGCGGACGAGAAGAAGAAGCCGGTCCTCAAGCCGAAGACCGAGAAGGCCGCACCCGCGCCCGAGGCCGCCGCGCCCGAGGCCGAGTCGACCGAGGAGCAGGCCTAGCCCATGCTCGCTCCCGCGCTCGCTCATCTGGTCAAGGGCATCGTCGAGCACCCGGACGACGTCTCCGTGACGAGCAAGGGATCCCCCCGCGGCGAGGTCCTCGAGGTGCGCGTGCACCCCGAGGACCTCGGCCGGGTCATCGGCCGAGCGGGTCGCACCGCGAAGGCCCTCCGGACGCTCGTCTCGGCTCTCTCCGACGGCCAGCGCGTCCGCGTCGATGTGGTGGACACCGATTCCTGAGGACATCGTCCGTGACCCCGCGGCGTTCCGCGTGGGCCGGCTGACCAAGGCGCACGGGCTCAAGGGCGCCGTCAAGCTCGAGCTGTTCACGGACGACCCCGACAAGCGCTTCGTCCCGGGCGCCGAGTTCTCGCTCCAGGTGCCCGACTCGTCCCCGTGGCACGGACGCACCCTCACGCTCACCGAGCTCCGCTGGTACAACAGCCACCCCGTCGGCTTCTTCGAGGGCGTCGCCGACCGCACGGCCGCCGAGTCGCTCGCCAAGGCCATCCTCTGGATGACGCCCCCGGCCGACGAGCCCGCCGAGCCCGACGCCTGGTACGACCACCAGCTCGTGGGCCTCAAGGTCCTCCGCGACGGCGTCGAGGTCGGCACCGTCTCGCTGGTCGACCACTTCCCGGCGCAGGACCTGCTGCACGTCGACACGCCCTCGGGCACCGTGCTCGTCCCGTTCGTGCAGGCCATCGTCCCGTCGGTCGACGTGGAGGCCGGCACGCTCGTCGTCACGCCGCCGCTCGGCCTGTTCGAGGAGATCCCGGACGAGCCGCCGACGCCCGACGCGGCCGCGACGTCCGACGCCGAGCCCGATCCCGCCCCCGAGGGCGACGACGCCCGCTGACATGCGGATCGACATCGTCTCGATCTTCCCCGAGTTCTTCGGGGTGCTCGACATCTCCCTCCTCGGACGCGCGCGTCAGTCCGGCCTCATCGACCTCCGCGTCCACGACCTGCGCGCGTTCACGCACGACCGCCACCGCACCGTCGACGACACGCCGTACGGCGGAGGCGCCGGCATGGTCATGCGGCCGGAGCCCTGGGGCGAGGCCATGGACGAGGTGCTCGCCGACGACGCGGATCCCGTCGTCATCTTCCCGTCGCCCGCAGGCGAGGTCTTCACGCAGGCCATGGCGCAGGAGCTCTCCGCCGAGCCGCACCTCGCGTTCGGCTGCGGCCGCTACGAGGGCATCGACCAGCGCGTGGTCGACCACACCGCCACGCGGGCCCGGGTCCGTCTCGTGAGCCTCGGCGACTACGTGCTGAACGGCGGCGAGGTCGCCGTCATGGCCATGATCGAGGCCATCGGCCGGCTCGTGCCCGGTGTCGTCGGCAACCCCGCGAGCCTGGTGGAGGAGAGCCACTCCGACGGCCTGCTCGAGCACCCGAGCTACACGAAGCCGCCCGAGTGGCGCGGGCTCGCCGTGCCCGACGTGCTGCGCAGCGGCAACCACGGCGCCATCGCGGCGTGGCGGCGCGAACAGCAGCTCGAGCGCACCCGCCGCGTCCGCCCGGACCTGCTGCCCGAGTAGCCCGACTCGGCGCCGGCCGCGCCGGCTCTCAGGAGCGGGCGGTGAGGATCAGCGGGCCGGACTCGGTGATCGCGACCGTGTGCTCCATGTGCGCGCCGCGCGAGCCGTCGGCGCTGCGGAGGGTCCAGCCGTCCTTGTCGGTGTAGATCTCGTCGGTGCTCTGCAGGAACCACGGCTCGATCGCGATGACGAGACCCGGGCGCAGCGGCACTCCGCGGTTCGGACGGCCCTGGTTCGCGATGTG
This window encodes:
- a CDS encoding VOC family protein; the protein is MFAPVTAFSGFSVDDVPAALAFYRDTLGLEVEEVPEMGMLRLVLPGSGARVLVYPKPGHEPATFTVLNLQVDDVEHAVVELNARGVETAIFAGMPTDARGIMRGHGPDIAWFRDPAGNVLSVVAT
- the rimM gene encoding ribosome maturation factor RimM (Essential for efficient processing of 16S rRNA) — encoded protein: MWWTPIPEDIVRDPAAFRVGRLTKAHGLKGAVKLELFTDDPDKRFVPGAEFSLQVPDSSPWHGRTLTLTELRWYNSHPVGFFEGVADRTAAESLAKAILWMTPPADEPAEPDAWYDHQLVGLKVLRDGVEVGTVSLVDHFPAQDLLHVDTPSGTVLVPFVQAIVPSVDVEAGTLVVTPPLGLFEEIPDEPPTPDAAATSDAEPDPAPEGDDAR
- a CDS encoding RNA-binding protein, giving the protein MLAPALAHLVKGIVEHPDDVSVTSKGSPRGEVLEVRVHPEDLGRVIGRAGRTAKALRTLVSALSDGQRVRVDVVDTDS
- the rpsP gene encoding 30S ribosomal protein S16, producing the protein MAVKIRLKRLGKIRAPYYRIVVADSRTKRDGRVIEEIGKYHPTEEPSFIEVQSERAQYWLSVGAQPTEQVEALLKLTGDWGRFKGDKDAVSTVRTREAKPAYVADEKKKPVLKPKTEKAAPAPEAAAPEAESTEEQA
- a CDS encoding glutamate--cysteine ligase, producing the protein MQIDFAHRPPSRVGIEWELACVDRGSGELAGVAPEILRSFPHDDAHPHVTGEFLTNTVEVVSAPHARVGHAVDDLARLIERVVEVADPLGIDLMCAGTHPFSSWPDQDVTPDNERYATLLDRTRWWGRQMMIWGVHVHVGIDDGSKALPILNALLVHLPRFQALSASSPYWSGQETGYASNRALMFQQLPTAGLPPDLTTWADYERLVGDMTHVGVIDHHSELRWDIRPAPKWGTLETRVFDGVSTLGEIASLAALVQCLVHDMSAALDRGEELPRMQPWYVRENKWRAARYGMDAIIIQDAAGEEALVGDDTRALVERLSPTADALGCEAELRGILDIVDRGASYQRQLRVAEENDGALAPVVTHLVEELRSGLGR
- the trmD gene encoding tRNA (guanosine(37)-N1)-methyltransferase TrmD; its protein translation is MRIDIVSIFPEFFGVLDISLLGRARQSGLIDLRVHDLRAFTHDRHRTVDDTPYGGGAGMVMRPEPWGEAMDEVLADDADPVVIFPSPAGEVFTQAMAQELSAEPHLAFGCGRYEGIDQRVVDHTATRARVRLVSLGDYVLNGGEVAVMAMIEAIGRLVPGVVGNPASLVEESHSDGLLEHPSYTKPPEWRGLAVPDVLRSGNHGAIAAWRREQQLERTRRVRPDLLPE
- a CDS encoding MarP family serine protease, which gives rise to MSPAVDIVILVVAVLAALAGWRRGAIVTVAGLAGIMLGVLLALWITPAFLALLDQFGVATGIARTLAAALLMLVTTSLVSGILAQVASVLTRLLRPRGAARGLDRGIGAVAGLAAWAVSVWFIGGFLGSSGVIPAVQLASSSRIVAALDRVSPISSGTALAALDDALHDVGYPRVFANGEEAIADTAAPDAEVPDAVRRSASSVVKVLSSAPACGTSSSGSGWVVQGDRIVTNAHVVTGSDQVYVQQGGTGQLLEADLVVFDPARDVAILAVPGLTAAPLALGDELTASDEAVVAGYPGGGPYQATGARIREVVEALGTDIQHEQPVTREVYSVRGTVRPGDSGGALFDAQGRVVGLVFATSTVDSQTGYAMTLDEIAPVLQQASATTPVDSGRCSR